One Nocardia iowensis DNA window includes the following coding sequences:
- a CDS encoding DNA-directed RNA polymerase subunit beta has translation MNDPVFADSPISRCAYYRRTCGLPAGIHPGVGRIVVKAGVVGAITMPARLGQRVRDDMLFRSCPLGPVVAHIRSRRWTFLCRPDVPDDLRLFAELFRLDVSIVPFGSEIALPSPDDARAACRAWVVPPRDTFRPSGAVIIDYIRTCAARQSVR, from the coding sequence ATGAACGATCCAGTGTTCGCGGATTCACCTATTTCGCGCTGTGCGTATTACCGTCGCACATGCGGTCTACCCGCCGGAATCCATCCGGGGGTGGGCCGGATCGTCGTCAAAGCGGGTGTTGTCGGTGCGATCACTATGCCGGCCCGACTCGGCCAGCGCGTCCGTGACGACATGCTGTTCCGCAGCTGTCCCCTCGGCCCGGTTGTAGCCCACATCCGTTCCCGCCGTTGGACTTTCCTTTGCCGTCCCGACGTTCCCGACGACCTGCGCCTGTTCGCCGAACTGTTCCGCCTCGACGTCTCCATCGTCCCGTTCGGCAGCGAAATCGCCCTCCCGTCCCCGGACGACGCACGCGCCGCCTGCCGGGCTTGGGTAGTCCCACCGCGCGACACCTTCCGTCCTTCCGGTGCGGTCATCATCGACTACATCCGCACCTGCGCCGCGCGGCAGAGTGTCCGGTGA
- a CDS encoding DUF4254 domain-containing protein — MDEYRANQVRDVDRWVTAQLPVPHGGAYLHTETVGAILDRLARLTACANAALSHESDWDLWFALERLAELAIAYEDLTHELSSGRRRLPRGC; from the coding sequence TTGGACGAATATCGAGCCAACCAGGTCCGTGACGTCGATCGCTGGGTCACCGCCCAGCTACCCGTCCCGCATGGCGGCGCCTACCTGCACACCGAAACTGTCGGCGCGATCCTGGACCGCCTCGCCCGACTCACCGCGTGCGCCAACGCCGCCCTCTCCCACGAATCCGACTGGGACCTCTGGTTCGCCTTGGAGCGCCTAGCCGAACTGGCCATCGCGTACGAGGACCTCACCCATGAACTCAGCAGCGGCCGTCGCCGCCTGCCCCGTGGGTGTTGA
- a CDS encoding DUF3558 domain-containing protein, with the protein MDGIRRWAAVAAIGMVVVALCGCGTITRDATVRTSTEARAPKSAKAQAELPGSMELAAIAPGTSELMARVRATDACSLLNREFAERLGPFQRFDRSPGWERGTGWTGCGLLVTEPENPDTYYSFNLELDKLYTSDKRSSDKPEQINGRTVYRSANSDDGRPDAYSCEYRIPAGDTGFGHFLTIAKMAGAKKTPVPWSQPCRFTKDYLAATIDGVSALPPHVIDHPVGRSLMQRNPCAAEQQISAQFRGWQMSSVGWTKAYKCAITLIQPGGGHRVTIEVSFEQNIEQMVKTGEVLRLPSGLDGGQSIQYGRHTTVEGLTGIEIRSVQSTDPTRQNTTCKVTLNYRRADPPTANNAHLLHVSLNLAPATPPFPFDACTQVTQITPTVLRAIP; encoded by the coding sequence GTGGACGGCATACGACGCTGGGCGGCAGTAGCGGCGATAGGCATGGTCGTTGTCGCGCTGTGCGGGTGCGGCACCATTACCAGAGATGCCACCGTGCGAACCAGCACCGAAGCCCGTGCCCCGAAATCAGCGAAAGCGCAAGCAGAGCTGCCGGGGTCCATGGAACTGGCCGCCATCGCACCTGGGACGAGCGAACTCATGGCGCGGGTCCGTGCGACCGATGCGTGCAGCCTGCTGAACCGCGAATTCGCCGAGCGCCTCGGACCATTCCAACGCTTCGACCGCAGTCCCGGCTGGGAACGCGGCACCGGCTGGACCGGCTGCGGGCTACTGGTCACCGAACCCGAGAACCCGGACACCTACTACTCGTTCAACCTGGAACTCGACAAGCTCTACACCTCGGACAAGCGGTCGTCGGACAAACCCGAGCAGATCAACGGCCGCACGGTGTATCGCAGCGCGAACAGCGACGACGGCAGGCCGGACGCCTACAGCTGCGAGTACCGAATCCCCGCCGGAGACACCGGATTCGGGCATTTCCTGACCATTGCCAAGATGGCGGGGGCGAAGAAGACGCCGGTCCCGTGGTCGCAGCCGTGCCGGTTCACCAAGGACTACCTCGCCGCAACCATCGACGGGGTGTCGGCATTGCCGCCGCATGTCATCGACCACCCGGTCGGCAGGTCATTGATGCAGCGCAACCCCTGCGCGGCCGAACAGCAGATCAGCGCACAATTCCGCGGCTGGCAGATGTCCTCGGTCGGCTGGACCAAGGCATACAAATGCGCGATCACCCTGATCCAGCCCGGTGGGGGGCACCGGGTGACCATCGAGGTGTCCTTCGAGCAGAACATCGAGCAGATGGTCAAAACGGGGGAGGTCCTGCGGCTACCCTCCGGCCTCGACGGCGGACAGTCCATCCAGTACGGCCGCCACACCACCGTCGAGGGACTCACCGGTATCGAAATCCGCTCGGTCCAGTCCACCGACCCCACCCGCCAGAACACCACCTGCAAGGTCACCCTCAACTACCGCCGCGCCGACCCACCCACCGCCAACAACGCCCACCTACTGCACGTCTCCCTGAACCTCGCCCCCGCCACCCCACCCTTCCCCTTCGACGCCTGCACCCAAGTCACCCAAATCACCCCCACCGTCCTCCGCGCGATCCCCTGA
- the hrcA gene encoding heat-inducible transcriptional repressor HrcA, protein MSSTEDRRFEVLRAIVADYVATKEPIGSKSLVERHNLGVSSATVRNDMAVLEAEGYITQPHTSSGRIPTDKGYRQFVDRIAEVKPLSGAERRAIMEFLESGVDLDDVLRRGVRLLAQLTRQVAVVQYPSVSASTVRHIEVVALNPARLLLVVITDTGRVDQRLVELGALIDDEDLAALRGMLGGAMDGKRLAAASAAVAELPERAPLRLRDVLIRVSTVLVETLVEHPEERLVLGGTANLTRNAADFGFPGSLRDVLEALEEQVIVLKLLAAAQQPGTVTVRIGEETQVEQMRGTSVVSTGYGTSGAVLGGMGVLGPTRMDYPGTIASVAAVARYIGEVLAER, encoded by the coding sequence ATGTCGAGCACCGAGGACAGGCGCTTCGAGGTCCTGCGCGCGATCGTCGCGGACTATGTCGCGACCAAGGAGCCGATCGGGTCGAAGAGCCTGGTGGAGCGGCACAATCTGGGTGTTTCCAGTGCGACGGTGCGCAACGATATGGCGGTGCTGGAGGCGGAGGGGTACATCACGCAGCCGCACACCAGTTCCGGGCGCATTCCTACCGATAAGGGATATCGGCAGTTCGTGGACCGGATCGCCGAGGTCAAGCCGCTATCGGGGGCGGAGCGGCGGGCGATCATGGAGTTCCTGGAATCAGGGGTCGACCTGGATGACGTACTGCGCCGCGGCGTGCGGCTACTGGCCCAGCTGACCAGGCAGGTCGCGGTTGTGCAGTATCCGTCGGTGTCCGCGTCGACGGTGCGGCACATCGAGGTGGTCGCGCTGAATCCGGCCCGACTGCTACTGGTGGTGATCACCGACACCGGCCGGGTCGACCAGCGGCTGGTCGAACTCGGCGCGCTGATCGACGACGAGGATCTGGCCGCGCTGCGCGGCATGCTCGGCGGCGCGATGGACGGAAAGCGGCTGGCCGCGGCGTCGGCCGCGGTCGCGGAACTGCCCGAGCGGGCGCCGCTGCGCTTGCGCGATGTGCTGATCCGGGTGTCGACGGTGCTGGTCGAGACGCTGGTGGAGCATCCGGAGGAACGACTCGTACTAGGCGGCACCGCCAATCTGACGCGCAATGCGGCCGATTTCGGTTTCCCTGGTTCGCTGCGTGACGTACTGGAGGCCCTCGAAGAGCAGGTGATCGTGCTCAAGCTGCTGGCCGCCGCGCAACAGCCGGGCACCGTGACGGTGCGGATCGGCGAGGAAACGCAGGTCGAGCAGATGCGCGGCACCTCGGTGGTGTCGACCGGTTATGGCACGTCCGGTGCGGTGCTCGGCGGGATGGGGGTGCTCGGCCCGACCCGGATGGACTACCCGGGAACCATTGCCTCGGTCGCGGCCGTTGCCCGGTACATCGGCGAGGTCCTCGCCGAACGCTGA
- the dnaJ gene encoding molecular chaperone DnaJ has product MARDYYGLLGVAKNATDQEIKRAYRKLARELHPDVNPDETAQARFREVSAAYEVLSDPEKRRIVDMGGDPLESGGGGPGFSGAGFGGLGDVFEAFFGGMSSSGGTRKPRGRVQPGADSLLRTRLSLAECAVGVTKHLTVDTAILCDVCTGAGTNGKSKPVRCETCGGAGEVQSVQRSFLGQVLTSRPCPTCRGAGETIPDPCHKCGGDGRVRARREIAAPIPAGVANGMRVRLAAQGEVGPGGGHAGDLYVEIVEQPHDVFVRDGDDLHCTIRVPMVDAALGTTVVIDTILDGPTELTIPPGTQPGEVSVLRGHGMPRLRSGARGDLLAHLDIVIPSKLDSKQTDLLRKYKGMRPSERAEVMSTQSEHNSGLFARLRASFSGR; this is encoded by the coding sequence GTGGCACGGGACTACTACGGACTGCTCGGCGTCGCGAAGAACGCGACCGACCAGGAGATCAAGCGCGCCTATCGCAAGTTGGCGCGGGAACTCCACCCCGACGTCAACCCGGACGAGACGGCGCAGGCCAGGTTCAGGGAAGTGTCCGCCGCCTACGAGGTGCTGTCGGATCCGGAGAAGCGGCGCATCGTCGACATGGGCGGTGACCCGCTGGAGTCCGGCGGCGGCGGACCCGGCTTCTCGGGCGCCGGTTTCGGCGGACTCGGGGACGTGTTCGAGGCGTTCTTCGGCGGCATGAGTTCGTCGGGCGGCACCCGCAAGCCGCGTGGACGGGTGCAGCCCGGCGCGGATTCGCTGCTGCGGACCCGGCTCAGCCTGGCTGAATGCGCGGTCGGCGTGACCAAGCATCTGACCGTGGACACCGCGATCCTCTGCGACGTCTGCACCGGTGCGGGCACCAACGGCAAATCCAAGCCGGTCCGTTGTGAAACCTGCGGTGGCGCAGGCGAAGTGCAGTCGGTGCAGCGGTCGTTCCTCGGCCAGGTGCTGACCTCCCGCCCCTGCCCGACCTGCCGCGGCGCGGGCGAGACCATCCCCGACCCCTGCCATAAGTGTGGCGGCGACGGACGGGTGCGGGCGCGCCGCGAGATCGCCGCGCCGATCCCGGCCGGTGTCGCGAACGGCATGCGGGTGCGGCTGGCCGCGCAGGGCGAGGTCGGTCCCGGCGGCGGGCATGCCGGTGACCTGTACGTGGAGATCGTCGAGCAGCCGCACGACGTGTTCGTCCGCGACGGCGACGACCTGCACTGCACCATCCGCGTCCCGATGGTCGACGCCGCGCTGGGCACCACCGTGGTGATCGACACCATCCTGGACGGCCCGACCGAACTGACCATTCCGCCGGGCACCCAGCCGGGCGAGGTGTCGGTGCTGCGCGGCCATGGCATGCCGCGGCTGCGGTCCGGCGCGCGCGGCGACCTGCTCGCGCACCTCGACATCGTGATCCCCAGCAAGCTGGACAGCAAGCAGACCGACCTGCTGCGCAAGTACAAGGGCATGCGCCCGAGCGAGCGCGCCGAGGTCATGTCGACGCAGTCCGAGCACAACAGCGGCCTGTTCGCCAGGCTGCGGGCCTCGTTCAGCGGGCGCTAG
- a CDS encoding 16S rRNA (uracil(1498)-N(3))-methyltransferase, giving the protein MAATVFYLDEVPEPGAIAVLDGQEGRHAATVRRIRVGEPITLSDGRGVLAESEVVAAQRDRLDLRVLNRTVAQPVSPRVTVVQALPKSDRSELAVELMTEAGADAIIPWQAARCIANWEGKAGKAVDKWRAAARTAARQSRRAYIPEVAELHRTRDLVEQVRKARADGAIVAALHESGTGRFTELPFDGAPEVVLIVGPEGGLDAAELTGLAEAGADIVLLGPTVLRTSTAAAVALGALGALTPRWH; this is encoded by the coding sequence TTGGCCGCGACGGTCTTCTACCTCGACGAGGTGCCCGAACCGGGCGCCATCGCCGTGCTCGACGGCCAGGAGGGCAGGCACGCCGCTACGGTGCGCCGGATCCGGGTAGGCGAGCCGATTACCTTGTCGGACGGGCGCGGTGTGCTTGCCGAGTCGGAAGTCGTTGCGGCGCAACGTGACCGGCTTGACCTGAGGGTTCTGAATCGCACTGTGGCGCAGCCGGTTTCGCCACGCGTAACGGTTGTTCAGGCGCTACCGAAATCAGACCGCTCCGAGCTGGCCGTCGAGCTGATGACCGAGGCGGGCGCCGACGCGATCATCCCGTGGCAAGCCGCCCGCTGCATCGCGAACTGGGAAGGCAAGGCGGGCAAGGCCGTTGACAAATGGCGTGCCGCCGCCCGCACCGCAGCCCGGCAATCCCGTCGGGCCTACATCCCCGAAGTCGCGGAGCTGCACCGCACCCGCGACCTGGTCGAACAGGTTCGAAAGGCGAGGGCGGACGGTGCGATCGTCGCGGCCCTGCACGAATCCGGCACCGGCCGTTTCACCGAGCTCCCGTTCGATGGCGCGCCCGAGGTCGTATTGATCGTCGGTCCCGAAGGCGGCCTCGACGCCGCCGAACTCACCGGCCTAGCCGAAGCGGGCGCCGACATCGTCTTGCTGGGTCCGACTGTCCTGCGCACCTCGACAGCCGCGGCCGTAGCCTTGGGTGCCCTCGGCGCTTTGACCCCCCGCTGGCACTAG
- a CDS encoding MFS transporter: MSTMKTRARAGSGASHERRITTALFAAGLATFATMYSAQALLPSLSAAFGAAPAHAALAVSLTTGFLALAIIPVSALSSRIGRTRVMTASAVSSAVIGLLLPFSPSLEVLLTGRALQGLTLAGVPAVAMAYLAEEIGADGLGAAMGVYVAGTTIGGLAGRVVPAFTLGLASWRWAEATISVAAAVCTVWFVRGLPPSRGFDARPAGIRTVLRDLAAQLRHRGLLCLFALAFVLVGGFVSLYNFLGYRLTQPPFELPAAVAGLVFILYLAGTAASAAAGRLADRLGRHRILAASVATMGLGLFLTIPDNLVTLVLGIALCTAGFFGSHTVASAWVGAMANGNRGAASSLYLFAFYLGSAVIGGGGGIAYTHYGWTGLTLCVAVLLLIAAILVCALILHSRYTGPAQVADLGQPA, encoded by the coding sequence ATGTCCACGATGAAGACCCGGGCCCGGGCGGGGAGCGGTGCGTCGCACGAACGCCGGATCACCACCGCGCTGTTCGCGGCGGGGTTGGCTACCTTCGCGACCATGTACAGCGCGCAAGCCCTGCTGCCGAGCCTGTCGGCGGCGTTCGGTGCGGCGCCCGCCCATGCGGCGCTTGCGGTTTCGCTGACCACCGGGTTTCTCGCGCTGGCGATCATTCCGGTGAGCGCGCTGTCCTCGCGGATCGGGCGTACCCGGGTGATGACGGCCTCGGCGGTGAGTTCGGCGGTGATCGGGTTGCTGCTGCCGTTCAGCCCGTCGCTGGAGGTGCTGTTGACCGGTCGGGCGCTGCAAGGACTCACCTTGGCCGGGGTGCCCGCGGTGGCGATGGCCTACCTGGCCGAGGAGATCGGCGCCGATGGGCTTGGCGCGGCGATGGGCGTCTACGTCGCGGGCACCACGATCGGTGGACTGGCCGGGCGGGTGGTTCCGGCGTTCACCCTCGGCTTGGCCTCGTGGCGCTGGGCTGAAGCCACCATCTCCGTCGCGGCGGCCGTGTGCACCGTGTGGTTCGTTCGCGGCTTGCCACCGTCGCGTGGATTCGACGCTAGACCGGCCGGAATCCGCACGGTACTACGCGATCTCGCCGCCCAGCTTCGCCATCGCGGGCTGCTCTGCCTTTTCGCGTTGGCCTTCGTGCTGGTCGGCGGGTTCGTGTCCCTCTACAACTTCCTCGGCTATCGACTGACCCAGCCGCCGTTCGAATTGCCCGCCGCCGTAGCCGGTTTGGTGTTCATCCTTTACCTCGCCGGAACAGCGGCTTCGGCGGCCGCAGGCCGACTCGCCGACCGCCTCGGCCGCCACCGGATCCTCGCCGCCTCCGTAGCGACCATGGGCCTCGGCTTGTTCCTGACGATCCCCGACAATCTCGTCACCCTCGTTCTCGGGATAGCTCTATGCACCGCAGGGTTTTTCGGTTCCCACACCGTGGCGAGCGCGTGGGTCGGCGCCATGGCGAACGGAAACCGCGGCGCCGCATCGTCACTGTATTTGTTCGCCTTCTACCTCGGCAGCGCCGTAATCGGCGGCGGTGGAGGTATCGCTTACACGCATTACGGCTGGACCGGCCTGACCCTCTGTGTGGCCGTCCTTCTGCTCATCGCCGCAATCCTCGTGTGCGCTTTGATTCTTCACTCGCGGTACACCGGCCCCGCGCAGGTAGCCGACCTCGGCCAGCCCGCCTGA
- a CDS encoding LysR family transcriptional regulator has product MLGEDLEWFTTLAELERVGAAAERLHIAQPTLSRMLGRLERRLGAELFDRRGKRITLNEFGRIYYEHARRAQAELDAASQAIADLTSPTKGVVRLSFLHSFGGWLVPQLVGGFRRGSARITFALRQGPAEMVATDVLDGISDLGIVSPRPAVHGIGWRGLLNQRLALAVPADHRLAGRRQARLAEVADAEFIVMHPGFGMRRIVDELCAAADIRPRIAFEASDLITVAGLVAAGLGVAVLPQEDLGPTHLLSGPVLIPLTDEGATREVGLVWSAAAPASAAARRFRDFTEDWAQRRRGIQ; this is encoded by the coding sequence ATGCTGGGTGAAGACTTGGAATGGTTCACCACACTCGCCGAACTGGAGCGCGTCGGCGCGGCTGCCGAGCGCCTGCACATCGCTCAGCCGACCCTGTCGCGGATGCTGGGCAGATTGGAGCGCAGGCTCGGCGCCGAACTGTTCGACCGCCGCGGAAAACGCATCACCCTCAACGAGTTCGGCCGCATCTACTACGAGCACGCCCGCCGCGCGCAAGCCGAACTCGACGCCGCGAGCCAGGCCATCGCCGACCTCACCAGTCCGACCAAAGGCGTTGTCCGCCTGTCCTTCCTGCACTCCTTCGGCGGCTGGCTGGTCCCGCAACTGGTCGGCGGCTTCCGCCGCGGCTCCGCCCGAATCACCTTCGCGTTGCGCCAGGGACCCGCCGAAATGGTGGCCACCGATGTGCTCGACGGGATATCTGATCTCGGTATCGTCTCGCCGCGCCCGGCGGTGCACGGCATCGGCTGGCGCGGCCTGTTGAATCAGCGGCTCGCGCTCGCCGTTCCGGCCGATCACCGGCTCGCGGGTCGCAGGCAGGCGCGCCTCGCCGAGGTCGCCGACGCGGAGTTCATCGTCATGCATCCCGGCTTCGGCATGCGCCGCATCGTCGACGAATTGTGCGCCGCCGCCGACATCCGGCCGCGCATCGCCTTCGAGGCCAGCGACCTGATCACCGTCGCGGGCCTGGTCGCGGCCGGTCTCGGCGTGGCAGTGCTACCGCAGGAGGATCTGGGCCCGACCCACCTGCTGTCCGGGCCGGTGCTGATCCCGCTGACGGACGAGGGCGCGACCCGGGAAGTCGGCCTGGTCTGGTCGGCCGCGGCTCCCGCGTCGGCCGCGGCGCGACGGTTTCGTGATTTCACCGAGGATTGGGCGCAGCGACGCCGGGGAATCCAATGA
- a CDS encoding PhoH family protein — MGADTNSGPAARTVRSSIELAPESVFPFLGSADQNLRELEKLLDADIHVRGNSVTLTGKAADVALAERVIEQLVALTSRNRVVTPEAVRHTVSMLTEGSSESPAEVLSLDILSRRGKTVRPKTLNQKRYVDAIDANTIVFGIGPAGTGKTYLAMAKAVQALQTKQVNRIILTRPAVEAGERLGFLPGTLNEKIDPYLRPLYDALHDMMDPEAIPKLMAAGVIEVAPLAYMRGRTLNDSFIVLDEAQNTTAEQMKMFLTRLGFGSKIVVTGDVSQVDLPTGARSGLRAASEILTDIEDIHFSYLTSSDVVRHRLVADIVDAYDRAESDTRPQVGPHYPGNRAQRRAASRGDRR; from the coding sequence ATCGGTGCCGACACTAACTCGGGTCCAGCAGCACGCACCGTGCGTTCCAGTATCGAACTCGCTCCCGAATCCGTGTTCCCGTTCCTCGGTTCAGCCGACCAGAACCTGCGTGAACTCGAAAAGCTGCTCGACGCCGACATCCACGTCCGCGGCAATTCCGTCACCCTCACCGGCAAGGCGGCCGACGTCGCGCTGGCCGAGCGGGTGATCGAACAGCTCGTCGCGCTCACCAGCCGGAACCGCGTGGTGACACCGGAGGCGGTGCGGCACACCGTTTCGATGCTCACCGAGGGCTCCTCCGAGTCCCCGGCCGAGGTGCTCAGCCTGGACATCCTGTCCCGGCGCGGCAAGACCGTCCGGCCCAAGACGCTGAACCAGAAGCGCTACGTCGACGCGATCGACGCCAACACCATCGTGTTCGGCATCGGCCCGGCCGGTACCGGCAAGACGTACCTGGCGATGGCCAAGGCCGTGCAGGCGTTGCAGACCAAGCAGGTCAACCGGATCATCCTCACCCGTCCCGCGGTGGAGGCAGGGGAGCGGCTCGGCTTCCTGCCCGGCACGCTCAACGAGAAGATCGACCCGTACCTGCGCCCGCTCTACGACGCACTGCACGACATGATGGATCCCGAAGCCATCCCGAAGTTGATGGCGGCCGGAGTCATCGAGGTCGCGCCGCTGGCCTACATGCGTGGTCGCACCCTCAACGACTCGTTCATCGTGCTCGACGAGGCGCAGAACACCACGGCCGAACAGATGAAGATGTTCCTTACCCGCCTCGGCTTCGGTTCGAAGATCGTGGTGACCGGTGACGTCAGCCAGGTCGACCTGCCCACCGGCGCGCGGTCCGGGCTGCGTGCGGCGAGCGAGATCCTCACCGACATCGAGGACATCCACTTCTCGTACCTCACCAGCAGCGACGTGGTCCGGCACCGGCTGGTCGCCGACATCGTCGACGCCTACGACCGGGCCGAATCCGACACCCGGCCGCAGGTCGGACCGCACTATCCGGGCAACCGGGCGCAGCGCCGAGCCGCGAGCCGCGGCGATCGGCGCTGA
- the ybeY gene encoding rRNA maturation RNase YbeY produces the protein MSIEIANESGIDVPEEDLVSVARFVITRMDVHPAAELSMVLVDLDTMADLHMRWMDLPGPTDVMSFPMDELEPGGRPDSPEPGPSMLGDIVLCPEFAAAQARKAGHSLDHELALLTVHGVLHLLGYDHAEPEEEKEMFALQARLLEEWYESLREAQRRAELAARDARLLGKAGFTTPGDALGPA, from the coding sequence GTGAGTATCGAGATCGCCAACGAGTCGGGTATCGACGTGCCCGAAGAAGATCTGGTCAGTGTCGCGCGCTTCGTGATCACCCGGATGGATGTGCACCCCGCCGCGGAACTGTCGATGGTGCTCGTCGATCTCGACACCATGGCCGACCTGCACATGCGCTGGATGGACCTACCCGGCCCGACCGACGTCATGTCGTTCCCGATGGACGAACTCGAGCCGGGCGGGCGCCCCGACAGCCCCGAGCCCGGCCCGTCCATGCTCGGCGACATCGTGCTGTGCCCCGAGTTCGCCGCCGCCCAGGCCCGCAAGGCCGGTCACTCACTCGATCACGAACTCGCGCTGCTCACCGTGCACGGCGTGCTCCACCTGCTCGGCTACGACCACGCCGAGCCGGAGGAGGAGAAGGAAATGTTCGCGCTGCAGGCCCGACTGCTCGAAGAGTGGTACGAGAGCTTGCGCGAGGCCCAGCGGCGCGCCGAGCTCGCCGCCCGAGACGCCAGGTTGCTGGGGAAGGCGGGCTTCACCACACCGGGTGACGCATTAGGACCCGCGTGA
- a CDS encoding hemolysin family protein: MFAGVDSALNTISPARVDDLVRADRPGAVRLSRIVADRARYVNLMVLLRILCEIGATVLLAAALISVWRDNWALLVTAIVMVLVSYVVIGVGPRTLGRQHAYSIALAAALPLQFIGALLGPLSRLLILLGNAITPGKGFRNGPFASEIELREVVEMAGERGVVADDERRMIQSVFELGDTAARAVMVPRTEMVWIEADKTVAQAMSLAVRSGNSRIPVVGENVDDILGVVYLKDLVPFAERSRKVLVREVMRPAVFMPDSKPLDSLLDEMQRRRNHMALLVDEYGGIAGLVTIEDVLEEIVGEIADEYDTDETPPIEDLGDGRYRVSARLPIEDLGDLYGLDIEEEDVDTVGGLMAHELGRVPLPGAKVVVHGLVLRGEGGADARGRVRVHTVVVRRATEKAQDTDGEKSNGKRKGNGSDRETPAGRHEDGDTE; this comes from the coding sequence ATGTTCGCAGGCGTGGATTCGGCGTTGAACACGATTTCCCCGGCCCGGGTGGACGACCTGGTTCGCGCCGACCGGCCCGGCGCGGTGCGACTCAGCCGGATCGTCGCCGACCGCGCCCGCTACGTGAATCTCATGGTGCTGCTGCGCATTCTGTGCGAAATCGGCGCCACCGTACTGCTCGCCGCGGCGCTGATCTCCGTATGGCGGGACAACTGGGCGTTGCTGGTCACCGCCATCGTCATGGTGCTGGTCTCGTACGTGGTGATCGGGGTCGGCCCACGCACCCTGGGGCGTCAGCACGCCTATTCGATCGCATTGGCCGCCGCGTTGCCGTTGCAGTTCATCGGCGCGCTGCTCGGCCCGCTCAGCAGGCTGCTCATCCTGCTCGGTAACGCGATCACCCCCGGTAAAGGTTTTCGCAACGGCCCGTTCGCATCCGAGATCGAGCTGCGCGAGGTGGTCGAGATGGCCGGCGAGCGCGGCGTGGTGGCCGACGACGAACGCCGAATGATCCAGTCGGTCTTCGAATTAGGCGACACGGCCGCGCGCGCGGTGATGGTGCCGCGCACCGAGATGGTCTGGATCGAAGCGGATAAGACGGTGGCACAGGCGATGTCGCTCGCGGTGCGATCCGGGAACTCGCGGATTCCGGTAGTCGGCGAGAACGTCGACGACATTCTCGGCGTGGTGTACCTGAAAGACCTTGTGCCCTTTGCGGAACGGAGTCGAAAGGTGCTGGTGCGCGAGGTGATGCGCCCCGCCGTGTTCATGCCCGACTCCAAACCGCTTGACAGCCTGCTCGACGAGATGCAACGCAGGCGCAACCACATGGCGCTGCTGGTCGACGAATACGGCGGCATCGCCGGGCTGGTGACGATCGAAGATGTGCTCGAAGAGATCGTCGGCGAGATCGCCGACGAGTACGACACCGACGAGACGCCGCCCATCGAAGACCTCGGCGACGGCCGCTACCGCGTGTCGGCGCGCCTGCCGATCGAGGATCTCGGCGATCTGTACGGCCTCGACATCGAGGAGGAGGACGTCGACACCGTCGGCGGGCTGATGGCGCACGAGCTCGGCCGAGTGCCGCTGCCGGGAGCGAAGGTCGTGGTGCACGGGCTGGTGCTGCGCGGCGAAGGCGGTGCCGACGCCCGCGGGCGGGTGCGGGTGCACACCGTGGTGGTGCGCAGGGCGACCGAAAAGGCACAGGACACCGACGGCGAGAAGTCGAACGGCAAGCGTAAAGGCAATGGATCGGATCGGGAGACCCCGGCCGGTCGACACGAGGACGGAGACACCGAATGA
- a CDS encoding cytidine deaminase, with translation MTELDPEDNKLLVLARGAMGRAGGASGAAIRDTDGRTYAAGEVSLTALRLTALQAAVAAAISSGAEGFEAAVVVGGRLSDRGVTAVREVSPAAKIIFTDRDGAVFEIVDDAETSVDADSVSEVRGG, from the coding sequence ATGACCGAATTGGATCCCGAGGACAACAAACTGCTGGTGCTGGCGCGCGGCGCGATGGGCCGCGCCGGTGGTGCGAGCGGCGCCGCGATCCGCGACACCGACGGGCGCACCTACGCGGCGGGCGAGGTGAGCTTGACCGCGCTGCGCCTGACCGCATTGCAGGCGGCGGTCGCGGCCGCGATCTCCAGTGGCGCAGAGGGATTCGAGGCGGCCGTGGTGGTCGGCGGACGGTTGTCCGACCGTGGCGTGACGGCGGTGCGCGAGGTGTCGCCCGCAGCCAAGATCATCTTTACCGACCGGGACGGCGCGGTCTTCGAGATCGTCGACGACGCGGAGACCAGTGTCGACGCGGATTCGGTCAGCGAGGTGCGCGGTGGCTGA